A window from Gasterosteus aculeatus chromosome 14, fGasAcu3.hap1.1, whole genome shotgun sequence encodes these proteins:
- the ptpn13 gene encoding tyrosine-protein phosphatase non-receptor type 13 isoform X3, giving the protein MHVSLAEALEVRGGPLQEEEVWAVLSQSAESLQELFHKDPAAMGFIISPWSLLLMPSGNISFTEEYVTQQDLRAFTAPEVLGGASITSVSDIEKMHMYSLGMTLFWGADYEIPQSQPMKLGEHLNSLLLNMCDDVTLSRMSLRTVLDICSKHIRNSSGDPPFSYIRKLVRLVLGSLSQLDGLLTDRESLPERSKEIRERLRGKGLPSGRSAAPRVLERYKARSQEPTALNRGLSRSMGSLPIQDLLKGDEGAVLQYSQSEHQPHSESPTEYYPKPPSLQHQHSYPYLHPLHPQQKGRPVELDRRSLPFHAVDVGRSQARKNWASSVDLACIDPDALRFGALEDARRGNSAISTTSIGRRKSPLWASRERDSHFSEFGGLKSRKPHHHSALSVGSGLSGAYDRIKESQRKLHALRQAVDDPIHMQQRYHSDYSSSSESPSVTSSDLDYRQAKKPGEVRRFGSQLALSSEHDGLSLTSHITNRHRLYEGAADEGLIGAELLLQRQEEEVQRLQAHLAKRLSRANLYPTDDPLAPTRSSMLDLRDPLFTSSIPLRKPKNFHGPEFVKMAGEPCVSLSVPSSIMKRGKVEEVQRKVGVVLLNGQKLELSCDIKAVCKDVLDMVVAHIGLVEHHLFGLAYLRDEEFFFVDPEAKLSKVAPEGWKEDPKKKKSDVPFNVFLRIKFFIDDVNFIQHAMTKHQYYLQLRKDILEERMRCDTENAMLLASLALQAEFSDYQPELHGKTYFRLEHYVPVSVLDKVDQTTVKEELPKLHSNYFGASDTEAEFEFLKVSQRLTEYGVHFHRVLPEKRSQTGIMLGVYSKGVHIFEVLNGNRTPVLRFPWRETKKISFIKKKICLQNTSDGIKHLFQTDSNKTCQYLLQLCSDQHKFHLQMKARQSNQELQDLENSPLSSFQYSLDPRSGDTVGRTVSSGSLAPSLSTRSNPDHLKRISYSEMALHKAPSGPILVQDEVHFPGFNPVASTALSNPRMMSRSHHNLGQMPESPEPRPAESHRGKSHGRLSQAPPSQVAPHFQQHQRASSDTDSILAQQDKSFGTVSHSSPTWSLSKSKEESDSSSTEETGQAYVVGVSMHSPSGPSTPASVNDSLKKKLTALPSPEREITTVHLKKDVKYGLGLQVVGGEMSGRADLGTIISSITPRGPADVNGCLRPGDRLISVNDVNLEGLSHANATDILQNAPDDVTLVVLQPKESLYKKSSPSHVQAKSAGKALISSQRRDLDFDTLSEERVGTGSISTQLSTSSLIHQPPSLGSQDSKPSSGAKISPPPANVQQCVERLTGTTTIADRPRPEPNAVLHRAPPALDPAAPALPPKTRKAKVSEAPKVSEHSDWGDSDMDEETYSSSQEKVKVRKEYNMENVNGNVPEVNSLCPGELFDVELSKKDSSLGISVTGGVNTTVRHGGIYIKAILPKGAAELDGRIQKGDRVVAVNGNSLEGATHEQAVEVLRETGQTVHLLLEKGHLSADRVHVPLTPQCTTASQQDQTRGRERPLQVKDKPEYSFVTRDNVFDVCLLKNTSGLGFSFSREEHIPDEPPGSSMVRVKKLFPGQPAAESGLIKVGDVIMRVNQTSLKGLSQHEVISALRGTGQEVNLLLCRPEYQVLPEMDTSAVTPKPSPRKALVTPAQSSLKVARDKSPSGTQGRSLVEDVLERLLHKSPGRHNSYSDSTDGDEEVEEAFSTSPVEPRRQTWDQSVYHTPSSHLGLGRYDSTGQLDDTVTTAFYSPDLSLTKTDLSKGCPSSPITADVESPPLHVPSSPTAPSPDPLPPPLPLPLNLTVSGNGQDTEDFVPEVELKVSLVKSEKGSLGFTLTKGNDHGCYIHDIVQDPAKGDGTLRPGDRMIMVNNTDVSNMGHTEVVNLVRAAPRVVDLVVGRVLEAPKPTLEAHLLPDISFKGSQDPLGLVLDGGCDSAYDVLFVKDIVPGSVAFEEGSLRPLDLIHYINGAPTQDLTLSESTRLMDLSLDDLTLKATRDGKPVSAVQKSVSSFNNNVSSSMNGFLKGEDLKDKENLVALCPLEEELMTLDLEKMPSGGLGFSVIGGERGIFVKSITPGGIAESSGKLQVGDRLLKVNEELMTGVSHTKAVTTIRKAQGLVHLVVSRPPDQNPSTYLAYLPINSDRCNGNTDLSEHSGAKTKPFTLHDELKAGGCPPIPPIDYEDDPLGHKREAERSAELSEDTDCDGSSLPEDSPESSRKVEWQEDHVDDPRNENYLQMSAGQPEEDEITWGSDELPIENINSKSRDDGPIITEDELTSLPLVKVVPDGQYTGPKLNMVVRMMRGLLEQKVPLQEFDNLQNLQPLDDCLIGQTRENKKKNRYKNIVPFDTTRVVLGKDGGYINANFINMSVKDENYMYIACQGPLPTTLGDFWQMVWEQKSNVIAMMTQEVEGGKVKCQRYWPDTPRTAEMVDDRLQITLIKDQYLDNFVIRLIEVKDVQTNEIQRVTHLNYTGWPDHGTPSQPEQLLTFISYMRHVHRSGPIVSHCSAGIGRSGTLICIDVVLGLISKDADFDLSDVVRNMRLQRQGMIQTEEQYVFCYQVILYVLRCLQAEENISG; this is encoded by the exons atgcACATGTACTCTCTGGGGATGACACTGTTCTGGGGGGCAGACTATGAGATCCCCCAAAGTCAG CCTATGAAGTTGGGGGAGCACCTGAACAGCCTGCTCCTCAACATGTGTGATGATGTTACATTGAGTCGAATGTCGCTGCGCACGGTGCTGGACATCTGCAGCAAACACATACGGAACTCCAGCGGTGACCCTCCCTTCTCCTATATCCGAAAACTGGTCCGGTTGGTGCTGGGCAGCCTTTCACAG CTGGACGGTCTGCTGACCGATAGAGAGTCTCTTCCAGAGCGAAGTAAGGAGATCCGGGAGAGGCTGAGGGGCAAGGGCCTGCCTTCAG GGAGGAGCGCCGCCCCCAGGGTTCTGGAGCGCTACAAAGCGAGGAGTCAGGAGCCCACGGCGCTCAATCGAGGCCTCAGTCGCTCCATGGGCTCTCTTCCCATCCAAGACCTGTTGAAGGGGGACGAGGGGGCGGTCCTGCAGTATTCCCAGTCCGAACACCAACCCCACTCTGAATCCCCCACGGAATACTACCCCAAGCCCCCCTCACTCCAACACCAACACTCCTATCCCTACCTGCACCCCCTTCACCCCCAGCAAAAGGGCCGACCTGTGGAACTGGACCGCAGATCTTTACCGTTCCACGCGGTGGACGTGGGCCGCAGTCAGGCCAGGAAGAACTGGGCGTCCTCCGTGGACTTGGCTTGCATTGACCCAGACGCTCTTCGCTTTGGGGCCTTGGAGGATGCGCGGAGGGGCAACAGTGCCATAAGTACCACCTCCATAGGCAGGCGCAAGTCGCCACTGTGGGCGTCCAGGGAGAGGGATTCTCACTTCTCTGAGTTCGGTGGGCTGAAGAGTCGGAAGCCTCACCACCACTCGGCCCTGTCGGTGGGCTCGGGCCTCTCCGGCGCCTACGACCGGATAAAGGAGAGCCAGAGGAAGCTTCATGCGCTACGGCAAGCAGTGGATG aCCCAATTCACATGCAGCAGAGGTACCACAGTGATTACAGTTCATCCAGTGAAAGCCCCTCCGTGACCTCCTCTGATCTAGACTACAGACAAg CCAAGAAACCCGGCGAGGTGAGGAGGTTTGGCTCCCAGCTGGCACTTTCCTCCGAACATGATGGCCTGTCATTGACAAGTCACATCACAAACAGGCACAG gctCTACGAGGGGGCGGCCGATGAAGGCCTGATTGGAGCAGAGCTGCTTCTgcagaggcaggaggaggaggtgcagcggCTCCAGGCCCACCTGGCCAAGAGGCTGTCCCGGGCCAACCTCTACCCCACAGACGACCCCCTGGCCCCGACTCGCAGCTCCATGCTCGACCTTCGGGACCCCCTCTTCACCTCTTCTATACCACTTCGCAAACCCAAG AACTTCCACGGGCCTGAGTTTGTGAAGATGGCCGGTGAGCCCTGCGTCTCCTTATCCGTTCCCTCCTCCATAATG AAGCGTGGCAAAGTGGAGGAAGTGCAGCGGAAGGTGGGTGTGGTGCTGCTGAATGGCCAAAAGCTGGAGCTGAGCTGTGACATCAAGGCAGTTTGTAAGGACGTTCTGGACATGGTGGTCGCCCACATAGGGCTGGTGGAACATCATCTCTTCGGCCTAGCATACCTCCGAG ATGAGGAGTTCTTCTTTGTTGATCCTGAAGCCAAACTGTCCAAAGTGGCCCcggagggatggaaggaggatcccaagaagaagaaatctgATGTGCCTTTTAATGTTTTCCTCCGTATTAAGTTCTTCATTGATGACGTCAACTTCATTCA GCACGCTATGACCAAACACCAGTACTACTTACAGCTGAGGAAGGATatcctggaggagaggatgcgCTGCGACACAGAAAACGCCATGCTGTTAGCTTCACTGGCACTGCAGGCGGAATTTAGTGACTACCAACCCGAG CTCCATGGGAAGACCTACTTCAGGCTGGAGCACTACGTCCCGGTGTCCGTCCTGGACAAAGTGGACCAGACGACCGTCAAGGAGGAGCTGCCCAAACTTCACAGCAACTACTTTGGAGCATCTGACACTGAGGCAGAGTTTGAGTTTCTCAAG GTGAGCCAGAGGCTGACAGAGTATGGCGTCCATTTCCACCGGGTGCTTCCTGAGAAGCGATCCCAGACGGGCATCATGCTGGGTGTCTATTCCAAGGGGGTGCACATCTTTGAGGTGCTCAACGGAAATCGTACCCCGGTGCTAAGGTTCCCCTGGAGGGAGACAAAAAAGATTTCCTTCATA aaaaagaagatttgCCTCCAGAACACCTCGGATGGTATTAAGCACCTGTTTCAGACGGACAGCAATAAGACCTGTCAGTATCTGCTCCAGCTCTGCTCCGATCAGCACAAGTTCCACCTCCAGATGAAGGCCCGCCAGAGCAACCAGGAGCTCCAAGACCTAG AGAACAGCCCCTTGAGCAGTTTCCAGTATTCCCTTGACCCTCGGAGTGGCGACACAGTGGGGAGGACGGTGAGCTCGGGCAGCCTGGCCCCCAGCTTATCAACCCGCTCCAACCCGGACCACCTCAAGAGGATTTCCTACTCGGAGATGGCCCTGCACAAAGCACCGTCCGGCCCCATATTGGTGCAAGATGAGGTCCACTTTCCAGGTTTCAATCCGGTGGCCTCGACGGCCCTTTCCAACCCGCGGATGATGAGCCGCTCCCACCACAACCTGGGTCAGATGCCAGAGTCTCCAGAGCCGCGACCGGCGGAGTCGCATCGGGGGAAGTCGCACGGCAGACTGAGTCAGGCGCCACCCAGCCAAGTGGCCCCTCACTTCCAGCAACACCAGCGAGCCAGCTCAGACACAGACTCCATCTTGGCCCAACAGGACAA ATCTTTTGGCACAGTGTCCCACAGCAGCCCAACCTGGAGTCTCAGCAAGTCCAAAGAAGAGTCTGACTCTTCTTCCACAGAGGAGACTGGCCAAGCATATGTAGTCG GTGTCAGTATGCACAGTCCCTCCGGGCCTTCAACCCCAGCCTCCGTTAATG ATTCACTCAAGAAAAAGCTCACTGCCTTACCATctccagagagagagatcacAACTGTTCACCTGAAGAAAGATGTGAAATATGGCCTGG GATTACAGGTGGTTGGAGGGGAGATGTCTGGTCGGGCGGACCTTGGCACCATCATTAGCTCCATCACTCCTAGGGGTCCTGCTGACGTCAACGGCTGCCTCAGACCTG GTGACCGTCTGATCTCGGTGAACGATGTGAACCTAGAAGGGCTCTCTCATGCCAACGCCACTGACATCCTTCAAAATGCTCCCGATGATGTTACTCTGGTCGTGTTGCAGCCCAAGGAAAGCCTTTACAAAA AATCTTCTCCGAGCCACGTTCAAGCAAAGTCTGCAGGAAAAGCACTAATCTCCAGCCAGAGGCGAGATCTAGACTTTGACACCTTGTCAGAGGAGCGAGTGGGAACAGGAAGCATCAGCACACAGTTATCCACCTCCTCCCTGATCCACCAGCCCCCCAGCCTCGGCTCTCAGGACTCCAAACCCAGCAGCGGCGCTAAAATAAGCCCGCCTCCTGCTAATGTTCAGCAGTGCGTAGAGAGACTTACAGGCACCACGACCATTGCCGACCGTCCTAGACCAGAACCTAACGCGGTTTTGCATCGCGCACCGCCGGCTCTGGATCCTGCAGCGCCGGCTCTGCCCCCTAAAACTAGAAAAGCTAAAGTGTCAGAAGCCCCCAAGGTTTCCGAGCACTCCGACTGGGGGGATTCAGACATGGATGAGGAGACGTATTCCAGTAGTCAAGAGAAAGTCAAAGTCAGAAAG GAATACAACATGGAAAATGTAAATGGTAATGTGCCAGAGGTCAATAGTCTCTGTCCAGGAGAACTATTTGACGTTGAGCTGTCTAAAAAAGACAGCAGCCTGGGCATAAGTGTCACG GGAGGAGTCAATACGACGGTCCGACACGGAGGCATCTACATCAAAGCCATCCTACCGAAAGGAGCTGCTGAGCTCGACGGGAGGATACAGAAAG GTGATCGCGTGGTTGCCGTCAATGGAAATAGTCTGGAGGGCGCCACTCATGAGCAAGCGGTAGAAGTTCTACGGGAAACGGGACAG ACGGTGCACCTGTTGCTGGAGAAGGGTCACTTGTCTGCAGACCGTGTCCATGTTCCCCTCACCCCTCAGTGCACGACAGCCAGCCAGCAAGACCAGACCAGGGGTAGAGAGCGGCCACTTCAGGTCAAGGATAAACCGGAGTACAGCTTTGTTACGCGAG ATAATGTGTTTGACGTGTGCCTGCTGAAGAACACGTCGGGTCTGGGCTTCAGTTTCAGTCGGGAGGAGCACATCCCTGACGAACCCCCCGGCTCCAGTATGGTGCGGGTTAAAAAGCTGTTTCCCGGGCAACCGGCTGCAGAGAGCGGTCTCATCAAGGTGGGCGACGTCATCATGCGGGTCAATCAGACCTCCCTCAAAGGACTCTCTCAACAT GAGGTCATATCAGCGTTGCGAGGaacaggacaggaagtgaatcTGCTTCTCTGTAGACCTGAATATCAAGTCCTACCTGAAATGGACACTTCGGCTGTG ACGCCCAAACCATCCCCTCGAAAGGCGCTGGTGACCCCGGCACAGTCCAGCCTGAAAGTGGCCCGGGACAAATCTCCTTCTGGTACACAGGGCAGGAGCCTGGTGGAGGACGTCCTGGAGAGGCTGCTGCACAAAAGCCCCGGGCGACACAACAGCTACAGCGACAGCACTGACGgggacgaggaggtggaggaagccTTCAGCACCAGCCCGGTGGAGCCCAGGAGGCAAACTTGGGACCAGAGTGTCTACCACACCCCCAGCAGCCACCTGGGGCTGGGCCGCTACGACAGCACAGGTCAACTGGACGACACCGTCACCACCGCCTTCTACTCTCCAGACCTGTCGTTGACGAAAACGGACCTCAGCAAGGG GTGTCCTTCATCCCCCATCACAGCAGATGTTGAGTCCCCCCCTCTGCATGTGCCGTCCTCCCCCACTGCCCCGAGCCCAGAtcccctgcctcctccactGCCTCTGCCATTAAACCTCACCGTGTCGGGCAATGGACAGGACACGGAGGACTTTGTCCCG GAGGTGGAGCTCAAGGTCTCCTTGGTGAAGTCAGAAAAGGGCAGTCTGGGCTTCACCCTCACAAAAGGTAACGATCATGGCTGTTACATCCATGACATCGTCCAGGATCCAGCCAAAGGAGATGGAACCCTCAGGCCCGGGGACCGGATGATCATG GTGAACAACACAGATGTGAGTAATATGGGCCACACCGAGGTGGTCAACCTTGTGCGCGCAGCTCCTCGTGTGGTTGACTTGGTGGTCGGGAGGGTTCTGGAGGCTCCCAAGCCCACCTTAGAAGCCCACCTGCTGCCTGACATCAGCTTCAAGGGCAGTCAAGACCCTCTGG GTTTGGTGCTGGATGGCGGCTGTGACAGTGCGTACGATGTCTTGTTCGTCAAAGACATTGTTCCCGGCTCAGTGGCCTTTGAGGAGGGCAGCCTGAGACCACTCGATCTCATCCACTACATCAACGGTGCTCCCACGCAGGACTTGACTCTCAGTGAGAGCACCCGGCTGATGGACCTGTCCCTCGACGACCTCACACTCAAAGCCACGAG gGATGGAAAGCCTGTTTCTGCTGTGCAGAAAAGTGTCTCTTCTTTTAACAACAATGTTTCATCCAGCATGAATG GGTTTCTTAAAGGTGAAGATCTAAAAGATAAAGAGAATCTAGTAGCACTTTGTCCTTTAGAG gaGGAGCTCATGACTCTGGATCTGGAGAAGATGCCGTCCGGAGGTCTGGGTTTCTCTGTCATTGGAGGGGAAAGGGGGATCTTTGTCAAGTCCATCACACCGGGAGGAATAGCAGAGTCCTCGGGCAAACTGCAAGTCGGGGACAGGCTGCTGAAA GTGAATGAGGAGCTGATGACGGGCGTGTCCCATACCAAAGCGGTCACCACCATCCGTAAAGCTCAAGGCCTGGTGCATCTCGTAGTGTCCAGACCGCCGGACCAGAACCCAAGCACATACCTGGCCTATCTGCCCATCAACTCAGACCGGTGCAATGGAAACACAG ATCTGAGCGAGCACAGCGGAGCGAAGACTAAGCCGTTTACTCTCCACGACGAGCTGAAAGCTGGCGGATGCCCTCCCATACCACCGATAG ACTATGAAGACGATCCACTCGGACACAAGAGAGAGGCGGAGCGCAGCGCAGAGCTTTCAGAGGACACCGACTGTGATGGCTCTTCTTTACCTGAAGATTCCCCTGAG AGTTCCCGAAAAGTGGAGTGGCAAGAGGACCACGTTGACGATCCGAGGAATGAAAA ctATCTGCAAATGAGTGCTGGACAGCCAGAGGAAGATGAAATCACATGGGGAAGTGACGAACTGCCGATTGAAAACATAAACTCCAAATCAAGAGATG ACGGGCCAATCATCACAGAGGACGAGCTGACCTCTTTGCCCCTCGTCAAAGTAGTCCCCGATGGCCAGTACACGGGACCCAAGCTCAACATGGTGGTCCGCATGATGAGGGGGCTTCTGGAGCAGAAGGTCCCTCTGCAGGAGTTTGAT AACCTTCAGAATCTCCAGCCGCTGGACGACTGTTTGATTGGTCAGACGAgggagaacaagaagaagaaccgcTACAAGAATATTGTTCCAT TTGACACAACTCGAGTTGTTcttgggaaagacgggggctacATCAATGCCAACTTCATCAACATGTCAGTGAAGGACGAGAACTACATGTACATCGCCTGTCAGGGGCCCCTGCCCACAACTCTGGGGGACTTTTGGCAAATGGTGTGGGAGCAGAAGTCCAACGTGATCGCCATGATGACCCAGGAAGTagagggagggaaagtgaaATGCCAGCGGTACTGGCCGGACACACCGAGGACGGCAGAGATGGTGGACGACAGGTTACAGATCACGCTGATCAAAGACCAATATCTCGACAACTTTGTCATCCGACTCATCGAGGTCAAAGACGTCCAG acCAATGAAATCCAGCGAGTAACTCACCTCAACTACACGGGATGGCCGGACCACGGGACGCCATCGCAGCCCGAGCAGCTGCTCACGTTCATTTCCTACATGAGGCACGTGCACCGCTCGGGGCCAATAGTCTCGCACTGCAGCGCGGGCATCGGCCGATCGGGAACCCTCATCTGTATAGACGTGGTTCTGGGGCTCATCAGTAAAGACGCTGAT TTTGATCTTTCAGATGTGGTGAGGAACATGAGACTTCAGCGACAGGGAATGATCCAGACGGAG gagcAATATGTTTTCTGCTATCAAGTGATCCTCTATGTGCTCCGATGCCTTCAAGCAGAGGAAAACATCTCTGGATAG